The sequence below is a genomic window from Acidilobus saccharovorans 345-15.
CGCCCGACACCGAGTGGGAGGCGAAGGCATCAGGCCAGAGGCTGGGCCTCTTCGGCATAAAGGGCGCTGGGCTGCTTGCCCTGTCCTTCGTGGTCCCCTTCATACCCCTCATGGGGCTGGCCGTGGGGGTAGGCGTCGCCTCCCTCGCCGTTGGGCTCGCCTTTATGTTGTTCCTCCCCTCAGGCTGGCCCCCCTTCGAGAGGAAGCTCCACGGGCTCATGCTAAGGCTTGAGGGCTTCGGCCTCTACGCCACCGCGGTGGGGTCCTTCGCCTACGGCAAGTACGGGCTTCTCTACAACATCTCCAGGTCAGTTGAGAGGGGCGCGGGATCGTCGACAGGGGTGGCGGTGTCGGCTATGCTGACGACCTTTGTCGGTGATTACTACCTGACTGCCCTGCCGCTCATGCTCAGGTACGTCAACCTGGGCCTCAGGGACTACATGGTTGCCTTTGCAGCTGCGGGCCTCTCGGCGGCCGCGGCGTTGGCCCTAGTCCAGGGCACGGGCTCCAGGTCGCTGGCGGCGGCGGGCATAGCGATAAGGGGGGCGTGGGCCATAGTGGCCATAAGGTTCATAGACTCCCTGGCCGGCATAGTGGCCTACATAGTGGTCCTGGTAGCCCTCTTCAGCGTGCTTGACCTGTCGCTATATAGGATATACATAGGGATAACGGGGGGCTACAGGGTGCACGGCTACATGATGTTAAGGGAGCTGGGCTCCCTGGTGGGCTCCCTGGCAGGGGGGCTGGCGCTCTACCTTGGCCCGCTGGCCTTCATGGCCACCCCGGCCGTGATTACGGCGGCGGCCGTAGCCGCGGCCCTAATTTAGCTGCAAGCACTTTAATTCTGCGCATCACACAGGGTCAGCGAGAGTATGTTGTCCATAACGCTTCAGCTGGCCATAACCTTAGCCCTGGCGGCGTGGGTTGGCGCTGTAGTCCTCTACATCTCAAAGGCCGTCTACAGGCTGTCCACCTCTCATGGACTTGGGGACCGCATATCAAGGTACATGGCTAGGAAGACGATACATATCCTGGGCGGCGGCCTGGTGGCCGCGCTGGTGCCCTTTGTCTACACCCAGCCGTGGATGGCGTTTGCCTCAGCCATGGCTCTGACTGGTTACATCTTCTACAGGAGGAGGAAGGGCTTAATGGCGTGGTTCCAGGAGCCCGATAACGCCTACGAGGCCCACTTCACCATAATGTGGGGCCTTGTCATACTCGCCTCCTGGTTCTTCGACCCAAGCATGGTGATCGGGGCCGTCTCGGCGCTGTTCATGTCAGTCGGCGACGGCGTCACGGGGGTCGTGAGGGGCCTCAGGAGGGTCAGGGGCAAGGCGTGGTCGGGGACCATAGCTATGATTGTCGTGTCGTCCCTCATAGGGGGCTACTTCCTCGGCCTTGAGGGGGTGGCGGCCGGCGTGGCGGCCTCCTTTGTGGAGAGGATAAACGGGGTCGACGATAACATCACCGTGCCCCTCGTCTCGTTCCTCCTGCTCCTGGCCATGAGGTACCTGCTACCGGCGGGCCTGGCTCACTTCCCTCCCAGGCTCTGAGGGGCAGTCCTGCCCCTGAGGGCGGAGGCCACAGCCGCCACCACCACTATGACGCCTGATATCATCAGGGTGAACCTGAGCGCGTACATGAACGGGGGAGCTATGACGTGAGGGAACCAGGTGTTGCTCATCACCTCCTTAAAGCCCGAGGGGTCGCCGGCCTCTATGCTGCTCGCCACGCCCTGCGGCAGGTCCTGGAGGACCACCTGCATGGGGTTATAGCCGAGGAAGGCCGCGAACAGGGCCGCGGTCGGGGGCATCCTGGAGACCTCGAGGGCCAGGGCCTGCGGGAACCCAGCGCTCACAAGCGACGAGTATATGGCCGAAGGAAGCTTGGCCTCAAAGGCGCTCAGCAGCAGGGAGAAGTAGAGGGCTATGCTCACGGTGTTTGCCATGCTCGTCATGACCGACCTCATGCCTGAGGCCACCCCTCTGTGCTCCGGGGGCACGGCGTTCATTATTGAGGCGGTGTTCGGGGCCACGAACATGCCGTTGCCGACGCCCACAGCAAATATCATCAGGGCGAAGGGCAGGTAGGAGAAGTTATAGTTGAGCGTCATCATGGCCATCATAGCTGCAAACGCTATCAGCATGCCCCCGGTGGCCAGCTCCCTGGCCCCGTACTTGTCTGAGAGGGCCCCGCTCAGGGGCCCGAGGGCCACGAAGCCGAAGAGCATGGGCATCATGTATATGCCAGCCCAGAACGGCGTCGAGCTGTAGCTGTAGCCGTGGAGCGGGAGCCAGATGCCCTGAAGCATTATCGTGAGCGTGATCATGAGGCCCCCAAGGGCAAGGCCCGCCAGGAGCGCCGCAAATATCCCGGCCGAGAACTGCCTTGACCTGAACAGCTCGAGCCTGAACATGGGGTACTGGACCCTCATCTCCACGAGCGGGAACACTGCAAGCACCGCGGCCCCGGCGCTCATCAGCGCTATGACCCTGGGGCTGTCCCAGCCCATGGCCTCCCCATGGTAGGGCTCCAGGGCATAGGTTATGCCAGCCAGCAGGAGCACCAGGCCGCTAATGAAAGTCAGGTTACCGATTACGTCGACCTTCTCCTCCCTCCTGGGCCTCGAGAGTTCCCTGAGCTTCAGGTATGACCACACGGTCCCAGCCACGCCGAAGGGGACGCTTATTATGAACACAAGCCTCCAGTTAACTGTAGCCAGGACGCCCCCGAGGATCAGGCCCACCAGGTTGCCTACCATGCCCGCGACCTGGTTTATGCCGAGTGCCCTGCCCCTCTCAGTTATGGGGAACGCGTCAGTTATGAGGGCGGCGCTGTTAGCCATCAGCAGGGCGGCGCCGACGGCCTGCACCATCCTGAAGGCCACGAGCTCGGCCGCGGCCACCGTCCCCCTGCCCGGAGTTATTGAGAGGAGCACCGAGCCCACGGTGAATATCACGAAGCCGAGCCTGTACAGCTTGACCCTGCCGTACATGTCGGAGAGCCTGCCGAAGGAGACTACCAGCGAGGAGGAGACGACGCCGTAGCCCATGAGCAGCCAGAGAAGGTAGTCAAAGGAGCTCGGGGCCAGCGGGTTAAGCTGGATGCCCCTGAATATGGCAGGGAGCGATATTATGAGCACGGAGGAGTTTATCATAGCCATGAGTATCCCAAGCGTGGTGTTGGTGAGCACGGTCCACTTGTACTCCATGACCTCACCCCTATATCAGTTACCTGAGTATCGGTTACTGAGCTATTTAAAATTGCTTAACTCTAAACTTAAAAGCCTTACCTATCAGCGAGGAAGCTAACAGCTAAGCCGAGGGGCCTGGACGGCTTAAACTTCAGGCGCGGGTAAGTCCCCCAGGGGCGCCCATGCTGCTGGTGGGCTGCTGCGGCTGGTGCCTGGGAAGGCAGAGGTATTACGCCAGCTTCAACGTCGTCGAGCTTCAGGACACGTTTTATGAAATGCCTGACGAGGGCAGGCTGAGGTCCCTGAGGGGAGAGGCGCCCGAGGGCTTCAGGTTCACAATGAAGGCGTGGCAGGCGGTCACCCACCCCCCTGGGGGCCCCACGTGGAGGAGGGCCAGGCACAGGGTACCTGAGGAGCTGGCGGACCGCTACGGCAACCTCAGGACAACAAAGGAGAACCTTGAGGCGTGGGACGTGATCGCCAGGGCCGCGAGGGCCCTCGGGGCCTCAGTGGTGGTGGTCCAGACCCCTCCGGGCTTCGGGGCCTCGGAGGACAACGTGAGGCAGGCAGCGGAGTTCTTCAGGGCCGTGGCAACGAGGGACTTCACGATAGGGTGGGAGCCCAGGGGCACGTGGCGCTCAAGGCCGGACCTCATAGCTAAGGTCATAGGGGACCTTGACGGGGTCATACACGTGGTCGACCCATTTAGGGCCAGCCCTGCCGTCGAGAGGCCTGTTGTCTACTTCAGGCTCCACGGCATAGGGGGCGGGGAGGTCAACTATAGGTACAGGTACACGGACAACGATCTTGAGGCGCTCTGCAACAAGGTCAGGGGGCTCAGGGAGGCCAGGGAAGTCTACGTTATGTTTAACAACGTCTTCATGAAGGACGACGCCTCGCGCTTCAAGTCATTGTGCGCGGTCTAGCCTATCGACCTCTTGACGTGAACGGACCTCTGGATCACTGTGGCGGCGGCCAGCACGGCCACTACCGCCATTATTATGTTGTCCACGAGCAGCTGCCTGAGGAGGAGCAGCAGCGACATGACGAAGAGTATTATAAGCCTCTCGCTCCTCTCGACAAGGCCTATGCCCTCCATCCTGACGTTGAGCAGCTCGCCCTTGGCCCTGGCGTAGCTTACCATGAGCGAGAAGGCGAGCGCTATCATGGTTATGTACTGGTTCACCCCGGCCAGGGCCATGGCCAGGAACAGGAAGGCGTCGCTGACCCTGTCGGTCACAGAGTCAAGGTAGGAGCCGAAAGCCGTGGTCCTCCCGGAGGCCCTGGCGACGGCCCCGTCAAGGACGTCCATGAGGCCTGCCAACAGTATTAGGAACGGCAGCATTATGAGCTTGCCCAGGTAAACCGCGAGGGGCGCCAGGGCGGAGAGGGCGAGGCCCGTGTAGGTGAGCTCGTCAGGGGTCACGCCGGCCTTATAAAGGGCCTTGCCCACGGTCGTCGGCGCCACGGAGTTAACGAACTTCCTCAGCTTGCCGAGCAAGTGCTCTCACCTGCCGCCCGGCTGAGCCAGCGCCCTGAAGTTAATATTGCCAAGGAGCGAGGGCGCCTCACTCATAGTCATGGGCCTGTAGCCCCTCCTAACCATGTAGCTCACCGCGTTCCTCAGGAGCCCGAGGAGCCTTGGGCCCGTGCCGACCCATATGTCGGGCCTCCAGTGCACCACGCCTGAGACCTCCCAGGGGTGCACGAAGAGCGTGGTAACCCTGGGCATCAGGGCCAGCAGGGGCCTCTGGAGGGCCCACGGCACGCGCAGCACGCTGCTCGTCACCGTGGCCGGGACCCTGACCACGCCGCCCTCAACAGTGAGGCCCCGCGGGAAGGGCGGCTTGTAGGAGGCCAGGCTGGCGTCAACGCTGACCCCCTCCTCCCTGAGGACAGGCAGGAGCTGCCGGGGCAGCTTAAGGTTGGGGGCCCTGAATGACTTGACCTCACTGAAGTCCCTGAGGACCCTCAGCGACCTCCTCACGTCGTCCTCGGCCTCCCTGAGGGGGACCCTGTCAAGCCTTACGTGCGCGTAGCCGTGGCTTCCAAGCTCGTGGCCCCTTTCAATTATGTTGTAGACAGCCCTTGGGTGCCTCTCGGCCACCCTGCCAACCACGAAGAACGTGGCCCTCACCTTAAGCTCGTCCAGCAGCTCCAGCAGCCTGGGCAGGCCCTCGACGATGCCCCTCTCAGTGTTCATGTACGGCGGGGCGTCCTGCTCCACGTCTGACGACAGGAACAATGCCATCGGCTGACCTCTCATGGTACTCCCACTTCCTCCCCCTGCACCACTCGCCCTCCTTAACGGGATCCCCCGTGAGGGCCCTGTAGAGCCTGTAGGCCAGGAACCTCCTGTCGTCGCTGCACTTAACCTCCTCGGCCCTCCGGTACTCCTCAACGTACCTCCTGGCTATTATACTGCAGTCGAAGAGCCTTGCCCTGTCCTCGGCGCCCCTTGCAAGGTCCCTCCTGAGGCCCTCGTCGCTGGCAACCCTTACTATGGCATCCGCCATGGCCTCAGGTCCATCAGCTATGATGCCGCTCCTGCCGTCCTCAACCAGGTCTAGGACGCCCGGGCTACTGTAGACCAGCGGCGGCACCCCGAGCGCCATGGCCTCAAGGACGGCTATGCCGAAGGACTCCCTGTAGCTTGTCAGGACGAAGGCGTCAGCCCCAGAGAGAAGCTGCGCTACTCT
It includes:
- the pgsA gene encoding archaetidylinositol phosphate synthase, with product MLGKLRKFVNSVAPTTVGKALYKAGVTPDELTYTGLALSALAPLAVYLGKLIMLPFLILLAGLMDVLDGAVARASGRTTAFGSYLDSVTDRVSDAFLFLAMALAGVNQYITMIALAFSLMVSYARAKGELLNVRMEGIGLVERSERLIILFVMSLLLLLRQLLVDNIIMAVVAVLAAATVIQRSVHVKRSIG
- a CDS encoding MFS transporter — encoded protein: MEYKWTVLTNTTLGILMAMINSSVLIISLPAIFRGIQLNPLAPSSFDYLLWLLMGYGVVSSSLVVSFGRLSDMYGRVKLYRLGFVIFTVGSVLLSITPGRGTVAAAELVAFRMVQAVGAALLMANSAALITDAFPITERGRALGINQVAGMVGNLVGLILGGVLATVNWRLVFIISVPFGVAGTVWSYLKLRELSRPRREEKVDVIGNLTFISGLVLLLAGITYALEPYHGEAMGWDSPRVIALMSAGAAVLAVFPLVEMRVQYPMFRLELFRSRQFSAGIFAALLAGLALGGLMITLTIMLQGIWLPLHGYSYSSTPFWAGIYMMPMLFGFVALGPLSGALSDKYGARELATGGMLIAFAAMMAMMTLNYNFSYLPFALMIFAVGVGNGMFVAPNTASIMNAVPPEHRGVASGMRSVMTSMANTVSIALYFSLLLSAFEAKLPSAIYSSLVSAGFPQALALEVSRMPPTAALFAAFLGYNPMQVVLQDLPQGVASSIEAGDPSGFKEVMSNTWFPHVIAPPFMYALRFTLMISGVIVVVAAVASALRGRTAPQSLGGK
- a CDS encoding DUF72 domain-containing protein; this translates as MLLVGCCGWCLGRQRYYASFNVVELQDTFYEMPDEGRLRSLRGEAPEGFRFTMKAWQAVTHPPGGPTWRRARHRVPEELADRYGNLRTTKENLEAWDVIARAARALGASVVVVQTPPGFGASEDNVRQAAEFFRAVATRDFTIGWEPRGTWRSRPDLIAKVIGDLDGVIHVVDPFRASPAVERPVVYFRLHGIGGGEVNYRYRYTDNDLEALCNKVRGLREAREVYVMFNNVFMKDDASRFKSLCAV
- a CDS encoding polysaccharide deacetylase family protein; protein product: MRGQPMALFLSSDVEQDAPPYMNTERGIVEGLPRLLELLDELKVRATFFVVGRVAERHPRAVYNIIERGHELGSHGYAHVRLDRVPLREAEDDVRRSLRVLRDFSEVKSFRAPNLKLPRQLLPVLREEGVSVDASLASYKPPFPRGLTVEGGVVRVPATVTSSVLRVPWALQRPLLALMPRVTTLFVHPWEVSGVVHWRPDIWVGTGPRLLGLLRNAVSYMVRRGYRPMTMSEAPSLLGNINFRALAQPGGR